One part of the Phoenix dactylifera cultivar Barhee BC4 chromosome 4, palm_55x_up_171113_PBpolish2nd_filt_p, whole genome shotgun sequence genome encodes these proteins:
- the LOC103705676 gene encoding zinc finger CCCH domain-containing protein 39-like, translating to MTQPPASGSLSLAPSTVSFDEDVPTAPENRLYLARLTLQYREIAELYDLCLSHLQDAAQEAETLRQENVKLRIANSDLAKRLNLLSGNQSGRIASPAAAGHPALSIVDEFRRLGLGEPPAETSPTSVLAFQENRFARRAAEKRVLRLPKSVSVRSNGSLKLNQGVLTANGNGRLRVSSPVMVGSEQQKVYVGGESKKKGERGGREEDEEGGEALEMEVYNQGMFKTELCNKWEESGECPYGEHCQFAHGITELRPVIRHPRYKTEVCRMILAGDTCPYGHRCHFRHTFSPSDGFLLRPSQ from the exons ATGACCCAGCCCCCTGCCTCCGGGTCCCTGTCGCTCGCCCCATCCACCGTCTCCTTCGACGAGGATGTCCCCACCGCCCCTGAGAACCGCCTCTACCTCGCCCGCCTTACCCTCCAGTACCGCGAGATCGCCGAGCTATACGATCTGTGTCTCTCCCACCTCCAGGACGCGGCCCAGGAGGCGGAGACCCTCCGGCAGGAAAATGTCAAGCTCCGGATCGCCAACAGCGACCTCGCAAAGCGCCTGAACCTCCTGTCCGGGAATCAGAGCGGGCGGATCGcgtcccccgccgccgccggccatcCCGCGCTGTCGATCGTGGACGAGTTCCGCCGCCTCGGCCTCGGGGAACCGCCGGCGGAGACCAGCCCGACGAGTGTGCTGGCGTTCCAGGAGAACCGGTTCGCGAGGCGGGCCGCGGAGAAGCGGGTTCTGCGCCTGCCCAAGAGCGTATCCGTCCGGTCCAACGGGTCCCTCAAGCTGAACCAGGGCGTCTTGACCGCCAATGGCAACGGCCGGCTTCGCGTCTCGAGCCCTGTCATGGTCGGTTCG GAGCAGCAAAAGGTGTACGTCGGGGGGGAGAGCaagaagaagggggaaagaggaggccgagaggaggatgaagagggtGGAGAAGCACTGGAAATGGAGGTGTACAACCAGGGAATGTTCAAGACGGAGCTGTGCAACAAGTGGGAGGAGAGCGGGGAGTGCCCCTATGGCGAGCACTGCCAGTTCGCCCACGGCATCACCGAGCTCCGCCCTGTCATCCGCCACCCCCGCTACAAGACCGAGGTCTGCCGCATGATCCTCGCCGGCGACACCTGCCCCTACGGACACCGCTGCCACTTTCGCCACACCTTCTCCCCCTCCGACGGCTTCCTCCTCCGCCCTTCACAATAA